The following coding sequences lie in one Acidimicrobiales bacterium genomic window:
- the infB gene encoding translation initiation factor IF-2, translated as MDLPAYTPDDTAVPEGEVVVERACTAQDLGPRLNRTAADVVRFLMQQGEMVTATQSLSDDMIELFAADLGVEIRMVDPGEEQEVELLKLLDVVDDDDDDDAPVRPPVVTVMGHVDHGKTKLLDQIRNANVVDDEAGGITQHIGAYQAERDGRLLTFIDTPGHEAFTAMRARGAESTDIVVLVVAADDGVMPQTVEALDHARAAEVPIVVAVNKIDRENADPQKVLGQLAEHDLVPESWGGDIITVEVSALQNLGIDDLLDNLNVLAELEDLRADPEGRSQGVVLESFLDVGRGPVATVLVQRGTLKVGDPLVAGAAWGRVRALVDDHGNQVKQAGPSMPVQVLGLSDVADAGEGFVVAPNEKIAGRVADKRGHWRRQANIGRDAHALSGGARLEDIFEQIQKGEAATLNLIVKADVNGSLEAVTESLRKLEREDVKLAFVHRAVGRITENDIQLAATSNATIIGFNVRPERKAREMADAENVEIRSYEIIYKLIEDIESAMLGLLAPEFEEIVTGDAEVREIFSVPRVGKIAGCYVTNGTITRGSKVRFLREGAIIWKGEVSSLRRFKDDVREVQSGFECGIGLSDYQDLKQGDVIETFEEREIPRA; from the coding sequence ATGGACCTGCCGGCCTACACGCCGGATGACACCGCCGTGCCCGAGGGCGAGGTTGTGGTCGAACGTGCCTGTACCGCTCAGGACCTCGGTCCAAGACTGAACCGCACGGCGGCCGACGTCGTCCGCTTCCTCATGCAGCAGGGAGAGATGGTCACGGCCACCCAGTCCCTGTCCGACGACATGATCGAGCTGTTCGCGGCCGACCTGGGTGTCGAGATCCGCATGGTTGACCCTGGCGAGGAGCAGGAGGTTGAGCTGCTCAAGCTGCTCGACGTCGTGGACGACGACGACGACGACGACGCTCCGGTCCGCCCACCAGTCGTTACCGTCATGGGACACGTTGATCACGGCAAGACCAAGTTGCTCGACCAGATTCGAAACGCCAACGTCGTCGACGACGAGGCCGGTGGAATCACCCAGCACATCGGCGCCTACCAGGCCGAACGCGATGGTCGACTGCTGACCTTCATCGACACCCCGGGCCACGAGGCGTTTACCGCCATGCGGGCCCGCGGCGCCGAGTCCACCGACATCGTCGTCTTGGTGGTGGCCGCCGACGACGGCGTGATGCCCCAGACCGTGGAGGCCCTCGACCATGCTCGGGCGGCGGAAGTGCCGATCGTCGTGGCCGTCAACAAGATCGACCGGGAGAACGCTGATCCCCAGAAGGTCCTTGGCCAACTGGCCGAGCACGACCTTGTTCCGGAGTCCTGGGGCGGGGACATCATCACCGTCGAGGTGTCTGCCCTCCAGAACCTTGGGATCGACGACCTTTTGGACAACCTGAACGTGTTAGCGGAGCTCGAGGACCTCCGGGCCGACCCGGAGGGGCGGTCCCAGGGCGTGGTCCTGGAGTCCTTCCTGGACGTCGGGCGGGGACCGGTGGCCACCGTGCTGGTCCAGCGCGGCACCCTGAAGGTCGGTGACCCACTGGTTGCCGGAGCGGCGTGGGGGCGGGTGCGGGCCCTGGTCGACGACCACGGAAATCAGGTCAAGCAGGCCGGGCCATCTATGCCGGTCCAGGTACTGGGCCTATCCGACGTGGCCGACGCCGGCGAGGGCTTCGTCGTCGCCCCCAACGAGAAGATCGCCGGTCGGGTGGCCGACAAGCGGGGCCATTGGCGCCGTCAGGCCAACATCGGCCGGGACGCCCACGCCCTGTCGGGCGGCGCCCGCCTGGAGGACATCTTCGAGCAGATCCAGAAGGGCGAGGCGGCCACCCTGAACCTGATCGTCAAGGCCGACGTGAACGGTTCGCTGGAGGCCGTCACCGAGAGCCTCCGCAAGCTTGAGCGCGAGGACGTGAAGTTGGCCTTTGTACACCGGGCGGTGGGTCGGATCACCGAGAACGACATCCAGCTTGCTGCCACGTCGAATGCCACCATCATCGGCTTCAACGTGCGGCCCGAGCGCAAGGCCCGCGAGATGGCCGACGCCGAGAACGTGGAGATTCGCTCCTACGAGATCATCTACAAACTGATCGAGGACATTGAGTCAGCCATGCTCGGTCTGCTGGCCCCGGAGTTCGAGGAGATCGTGACGGGCGACGCCGAGGTCCGGGAGATCTTCTCCGTCCCCCGCGTTGGAAAGATCGCCGGCTGCTACGTCACCAACGGCACCATCACCAGAGGCTCCAAGGTGCGCTTCCTCCGGGAGGGCGCCATCATCTGGAAGGGTGAGGTCAGCTCGCTCCGCCGGTTCAAGGACGACGTACGGGAGGTCCAGTCGGGCTTCGAGTGCGGTATCGGGCTCTCCGACTACCAGGACCTCAAGCAGGGCGACGTCATCGAAACATTCGAGGAACGGGAGATTCCCCGCGCCTAG
- the rbfA gene encoding 30S ribosome-binding factor RbfA, with protein MGRGAPQGRRSGGATRGYDRTDRLNELLVRILADEVERIDDDRLGFLTVAGVETDRDLSMARVYVTSDVDDHGLLEALAEHRPRLQRAIGSQARVRRVPPLTFVVDDTVRSADRIEEILRGLAPFDEEE; from the coding sequence ATGGGACGGGGAGCACCCCAGGGGCGTCGCTCGGGTGGGGCCACCCGCGGCTACGACCGGACCGATCGGCTCAACGAGCTCCTGGTGCGCATCTTGGCCGACGAGGTTGAGCGCATCGACGACGACCGCTTGGGATTCCTCACCGTGGCCGGTGTGGAGACCGACCGTGACCTGAGCATGGCCCGGGTCTACGTCACATCTGACGTCGACGACCACGGGCTTCTGGAGGCCTTAGCCGAGCACCGGCCGCGGCTCCAACGGGCCATCGGATCCCAGGCCCGGGTTCGACGCGTCCCCCCGTTGACGTTCGTGGTCGACGACACGGTCCGCTCGGCCGACCGCATCGAGGAGATCCTTCGCGGGCTTGCCCCGTTCGACGAGGAGGAGTGA
- the truB gene encoding tRNA pseudouridine(55) synthase TruB, with the protein MADRPAEPDGVVVIDKEAGWTSHDVVARSRGVLGTRKVGHSGTLDPDATGVLVLGVGRATRLLRFLTALPKEYTGRVILGTETSTLDASGEVTAVHDMSAVDPDQVVAAARAFVGVIQQVPPMVSAVRVGGRRLHEIAREGGEVERNPRTVTVHRFDVAPGDKQGTYDIAVACSSGTYIRTLAADLGTALGGGAHLRDLRRTSIGSFTEVEARPVETPILLPMTEALRDLGGVHVDEATAVDVSFGRPLDLDRLGVEPGSTEVGPWPVHGPDGALLAVYEPHRGGAKPAVVLAPAVS; encoded by the coding sequence GTGGCCGACCGGCCGGCCGAACCCGACGGGGTCGTAGTTATTGACAAGGAGGCCGGCTGGACCAGTCACGACGTGGTGGCGCGCTCCCGGGGCGTGCTAGGCACCCGCAAGGTAGGCCACTCGGGGACGTTGGACCCCGACGCCACAGGGGTTCTGGTCCTCGGTGTGGGTCGGGCCACCCGCCTGCTCCGCTTCCTGACGGCTCTGCCCAAGGAGTACACGGGCCGGGTCATCCTGGGGACCGAGACATCGACGCTGGACGCCTCGGGCGAGGTAACCGCCGTCCATGACATGTCGGCCGTGGATCCGGACCAGGTAGTGGCCGCAGCACGGGCATTCGTTGGCGTCATCCAGCAGGTTCCACCCATGGTGTCGGCGGTCAGGGTCGGTGGCCGGCGACTCCACGAGATCGCCCGGGAGGGCGGTGAGGTGGAACGAAATCCCCGAACGGTGACCGTGCACCGCTTCGACGTGGCACCCGGCGACAAGCAGGGCACCTACGACATAGCGGTGGCTTGCTCCTCGGGGACTTACATTCGCACCCTTGCAGCAGATCTCGGGACGGCCCTCGGCGGTGGCGCCCATCTCCGCGACCTCCGTCGGACCTCGATCGGGTCGTTCACCGAGGTTGAGGCCCGCCCAGTCGAGACCCCCATCCTGCTGCCCATGACCGAGGCCCTGCGCGATCTGGGTGGCGTTCATGTCGACGAGGCCACGGCCGTTGACGTTTCCTTTGGCCGACCGTTGGACCTCGACCGCCTGGGCGTGGAGCCGGGGTCCACCGAGGTGGGCCCGTGGCCGGTCCACGGACCGGATGGGGCGCTGCTGGCCGTGTACGAGCCCCACCGGGGTGGGGCCAAGCCGGCTGTCGTCCTGGCCCCCGCCGTTTCCTGA